Part of the Angustibacter luteus genome, TGCATGACCAGCCAGCGCGAGCCCATCCCCTCGCGCCACTCGACGCGACTCGCGCCGATCGACTCGAGCCGTTCGGCCTCGGCGAGCACGGCCGCGTCGGCGACCTCGCGGTCGTCACCCCGCGCGCTGACCCGGATGTCGAGGTGGACCCTGTTCTTGACGGTCTTGCCCTCGGGCACCTTCTGGATGAAGAGCCGTGGGCCCGATCCGTCGGGGTCGACGACGGCGTCGGCGGAGT contains:
- a CDS encoding VOC family protein, producing MSRTVQIVFDAAEPAKVGDFWASALGYVRESPPEGFDTWPQALEAFGVPEALWDSADAVVDPDGSGPRLFIQKVPEGKTVKNRVHLDIRVSARGDDREVADAAVLAEAERLESIGASRVEWREGMGSRWLVMQDVEGNEFCVT